One Nitrospirota bacterium DNA segment encodes these proteins:
- a CDS encoding chemotaxis response regulator CheY: MKVMVVDDMSTMRRIVKNILKQLGYANIEEAENGKEALDKLKGESFGLVVSDWNMPVMTGIDMLRAIRADESLKHIPVLMVTAEAQKENIVEAVQAGVSNYIVKPFTAESLQEKLNKIFN, encoded by the coding sequence ATGAAAGTGATGGTCGTGGACGACATGTCCACGATGCGGCGCATCGTCAAGAACATCCTCAAGCAGCTCGGGTACGCGAACATCGAGGAGGCCGAGAACGGCAAGGAGGCCCTGGACAAGCTCAAAGGCGAATCCTTCGGGCTGGTCGTCTCGGACTGGAACATGCCCGTGATGACCGGGATTGACATGCTCCGCGCGATCCGAGCCGACGAGTCGCTGAAGCACATTCCGGTCCTGATGGTCACCGCCGAAGCGCAGAAAGAAAACATCGTCGAGGCGGTGCAGGCCGGCGTCAGCAACTATATCGTGAAGCCGTTCACCGCCGAGTCGCTCCAGGAGAAGCTGAACAAGATCTTCAACTGA
- a CDS encoding diguanylate cyclase: protein MGDTVEQQAQVLVVGKLALTRQLLRRQAAEAGYEVRTARTIAQALGQADRCPAEALICHVQGTGASTMRLLGQLRERQTDACLILVGPDHGAERTADLLRAGAFDYLTIPIQTDRLKQSLRQGLETRRSFIQVRELSEQLRTANHDLAQERDSLRQWNRNLVALNDLIQTIAGTLDPDEIVRTVGAKLRQVLDIQLLGILWLQPQRVWVEAPAIRDQQVVEQTTALLLAEASTGCSGDPTPGSSGHVLDLPLMAAKERVGLMRLQRERGRPFDGAQVEFIKAITTSVALALRNAEAHCHVQTLAMTDGLTNLLNRRAFANILAREFREAERYRTPLCLIMADVDHFKGVNDQFGHPIGDRLLREVATVIGQAIRAVDVLTRFGGEEFAIILPRTDVTQAAILANRIRERIEQYRFLVNGARVGLTASMGLAQVPDPHIATVDELVSTADAALYQAKALGRNRIEVSRVDGEAAARTALYHAENAGVGNAGARC, encoded by the coding sequence GTGGGCGACACCGTGGAGCAGCAGGCGCAAGTTCTCGTGGTCGGCAAGTTGGCGTTGACGCGCCAACTGCTCCGCCGGCAGGCTGCCGAGGCCGGCTACGAAGTTCGGACCGCGCGAACGATCGCGCAGGCGCTGGGGCAAGCGGACCGTTGCCCGGCCGAAGCGTTGATCTGTCACGTCCAAGGCACCGGTGCCTCCACCATGCGCCTGCTCGGTCAGTTGCGCGAGCGGCAAACCGACGCCTGTCTGATTCTGGTCGGGCCGGACCATGGGGCGGAGCGGACCGCGGACCTGCTGCGGGCCGGAGCCTTCGATTACTTGACGATCCCGATCCAGACCGACCGGCTCAAGCAATCCTTGCGGCAGGGGCTCGAGACCCGACGCTCCTTCATCCAGGTCCGCGAACTGTCCGAGCAGCTCCGGACCGCCAACCACGATCTCGCACAGGAGCGGGACAGTCTCAGACAGTGGAATCGCAACCTCGTAGCCTTGAACGACCTCATCCAGACCATCGCCGGCACGCTCGATCCGGACGAGATCGTGCGCACGGTGGGAGCCAAACTCCGCCAGGTCCTCGACATCCAACTGCTCGGCATCCTCTGGCTCCAGCCCCAGCGGGTGTGGGTGGAGGCCCCGGCCATCCGGGACCAGCAGGTGGTCGAACAGACGACGGCGTTGCTGCTGGCCGAGGCATCGACGGGGTGCTCCGGCGACCCAACCCCCGGATCCTCCGGCCACGTCCTCGACCTCCCGCTCATGGCCGCGAAGGAACGGGTGGGATTGATGCGCCTCCAGCGGGAGCGGGGGCGGCCTTTCGACGGAGCGCAGGTCGAGTTCATCAAGGCGATCACGACCTCGGTCGCTCTGGCGCTGCGCAACGCCGAGGCGCACTGCCACGTCCAGACCCTGGCCATGACCGACGGGCTCACCAACCTGTTGAACCGGCGCGCCTTTGCCAACATCCTCGCGCGCGAGTTCCGGGAGGCCGAGCGGTACCGCACCCCGCTCTGCCTCATCATGGCGGACGTCGATCATTTCAAGGGGGTCAACGACCAGTTCGGTCACCCGATCGGGGACCGCCTGCTCCGGGAGGTGGCCACAGTGATCGGACAGGCCATCAGGGCCGTGGACGTGCTGACCCGCTTCGGGGGAGAGGAGTTTGCCATCATCCTGCCGCGGACCGACGTGACGCAGGCGGCCATCCTCGCCAACCGCATCAGGGAACGGATCGAACAGTACCGGTTCCTCGTGAACGGCGCCCGTGTCGGCCTCACGGCCAGCATGGGGCTGGCCCAGGTTCCGGATCCGCACATCGCGACCGTCGACGAGTTGGTGTCCACGGCCGACGCCGCGCTGTATCAGGCCAAGGCGCTGGGCCGCAATCGTATCGAAGTGAGCCGGGTGGACGGGGAGGCGGCGGCCCGCACGGCCCTGTACCACGCCGAAAACGCCGGCGTCGGAAACGCCGGAGCGAGGTGTTGA
- a CDS encoding flagellar protein FlaG — translation MSNQVEPVGNGAPVISGVSAPAAPATPPPAPAAQAADPGQVAELTQQQKAAVEAAVEEANRALESAAPSIRLSLDGETNQVVVRLIDQNTGSVIRQIPSEEDLAIAARLRDLVGVFFNQQI, via the coding sequence ATGAGCAACCAAGTTGAACCAGTAGGAAACGGCGCTCCGGTCATCTCCGGGGTCTCTGCCCCGGCGGCTCCGGCGACCCCGCCTCCGGCCCCTGCGGCCCAGGCAGCCGACCCGGGGCAGGTCGCGGAGCTGACACAGCAGCAGAAGGCGGCGGTGGAAGCGGCCGTGGAGGAGGCGAACCGCGCCCTGGAGTCGGCGGCGCCTTCCATTCGGCTGAGCCTGGACGGGGAGACCAATCAGGTCGTGGTGCGGCTGATCGACCAAAACACCGGCTCCGTCATCCGGCAGATTCCCTCGGAGGAGGACCTGGCCATCGCGGCACGGCTGCGCGATCTCGTCGGGGTCTTTTTCAACCAGCAGATCTAG
- a CDS encoding PilZ domain-containing protein has translation MRGNPTATDWKGRSPVSSDDRRELLRIDDQVMLEYWLNGETASGHTGEPAQGIQEAIKAFIARPTSDLLARSQGNEAEALLVPWLMKIDWALELVLQAVARLSPGGLAIPHLTDVNISGGGICFEATHQLNPGELIELRIILPPFTPIRTQAEVVRATPKGTRCTVAARFTTITSEDRERLIRHIINLQAERLRARNRNAAYPGMRPGDP, from the coding sequence GTGAGAGGGAATCCAACCGCCACGGACTGGAAGGGCCGGAGCCCCGTCAGCAGCGACGACCGGCGAGAGTTGCTGCGCATCGACGATCAGGTGATGCTGGAGTACTGGCTGAACGGGGAGACGGCCAGCGGGCACACGGGCGAGCCGGCCCAGGGCATCCAGGAAGCGATCAAGGCCTTCATCGCGAGGCCCACCTCGGACCTGCTGGCCCGCTCGCAGGGGAACGAGGCCGAAGCCCTCCTGGTCCCCTGGCTGATGAAGATTGATTGGGCGCTGGAGCTGGTGCTCCAGGCCGTGGCGCGTCTCAGCCCGGGGGGACTGGCGATCCCGCACTTGACCGACGTGAACATCAGCGGCGGGGGCATCTGCTTTGAAGCGACGCACCAGCTCAACCCGGGGGAATTGATCGAGCTGCGGATCATCCTCCCGCCCTTCACCCCCATCAGGACCCAGGCCGAGGTGGTGCGGGCCACCCCGAAGGGGACGCGCTGCACGGTGGCGGCCCGCTTCACCACGATTACGTCCGAGGATCGGGAGCGGCTAATCCGCCACATCATCAACCTGCAGGCCGAGCGCCTTCGCGCCAGGAACCGGAACGCCGCCTACCCAGGGATGAGGCCGGGGGACCCGTGA
- a CDS encoding protein phosphatase CheZ — MSDLDQGLFHRIVEVSRYIDETVQKLSKLDMPAQMSAGQLPQASKHLSDLIRMTEEGTHRVMELAEEIQGTHASVATALDALGSALAGAKRGKGYVEQVGKIKDMLVQDDKRLLDIMTALSFQDLAGQRIKKIMTILDDVQRRLLEMVVVFGGYQTGPGQRGTTSADEMLRQLDASKTSAQNQDLVDQILGQFGRH; from the coding sequence GTGAGCGATCTGGACCAGGGGCTTTTCCACCGCATCGTCGAGGTCAGCCGGTACATCGACGAGACGGTTCAGAAGCTTTCCAAACTCGACATGCCCGCCCAGATGTCGGCCGGGCAGTTGCCCCAGGCCTCGAAGCACCTCTCCGACCTGATCCGGATGACCGAGGAGGGCACGCACCGGGTCATGGAGCTGGCCGAGGAGATCCAGGGCACCCACGCCAGCGTCGCGACGGCGCTCGATGCGCTTGGGAGCGCGCTCGCCGGCGCCAAGCGCGGCAAGGGCTACGTCGAGCAGGTCGGAAAGATCAAAGACATGCTCGTACAGGACGACAAGCGGCTCCTCGACATCATGACCGCGCTGTCGTTCCAGGATCTGGCCGGTCAGCGCATCAAGAAGATCATGACGATTCTGGACGACGTCCAACGCCGGCTGCTGGAAATGGTCGTCGTGTTCGGGGGGTATCAAACCGGACCGGGGCAACGGGGGACGACGTCCGCCGACGAAATGCTGCGGCAGCTCGACGCATCCAAGACAAGCGCCCAGAACCAGGATCTCGTGGACCAGATACTCGGTCAATTCGGACGTCACTAG
- a CDS encoding helix-turn-helix domain-containing protein: MNNTLPTTTAAIHDGPPHQESDILTVIEVAQFLRVPKSTVYKLARLGELPASKIGKHWRFLRRDIQEWMHDRSSQGIEHPRAVASGVR, from the coding sequence ATGAACAACACACTACCGACAACAACCGCGGCGATTCACGACGGCCCCCCGCACCAGGAATCCGACATCCTGACGGTCATCGAGGTGGCCCAGTTTCTCCGAGTCCCCAAGTCGACGGTCTACAAGCTGGCCCGGCTGGGCGAGCTGCCTGCGTCCAAGATCGGGAAGCACTGGCGCTTCCTCCGACGGGATATCCAGGAGTGGATGCACGACCGGTCGAGCCAGGGAATCGAGCACCCTCGCGCCGTCGCTTCAGGCGTCCGCTGA
- the fliD gene encoding flagellar filament capping protein FliD → MGITSSAGLVSGIKFDDLIANLLQIERRPIALLEEKKADFQAKSAELSNLSIQLSSLRGKASALSALANFNNNKVSATKSSTGVELLTAQVDRTAVPGQYQVKVNQLAQTHSLASQGFVDQSTTAVASSDGTLTFKVGAAGKTTSVSVTTSTTLVQLRDLINAADGDATASIISDGSGSNPYRLVLTAKNAGAANTITISSNPTTLDFTNKQVEAAYAATTNSFTGTVSSNSGNNYTGTTNKTFLVKIVTAGAAGAATYKYSTDGGINWLGANGAAYTGSNAITTQGSLTNYVDGAASSNSTNEGVQIAFGSGTLAADDTFTVDVFNPTLQSAQDAVIQVGNLTFSKTSNTIADAIQGVTLSLLKADSSETITVGVTADSSDIKARVKEFVSAYNEALKYLNDQLSYDPKNPKPKPLLADSTALSLQRRMQTLITSAVPGASTDINSLSKVGITSNKNTGQLTLDETKFDAAVAKSLRDVTRLFIGLGVPSHSTIEYVSKTGSTQPGTYSIEVTTVPTKATITAGSAVPDAGITSAETITVSLYSNATSATDTPIATSVSFAAGSKISDIVNGLNSAFATDGIAASASNSSGTLKITATNYGDDYKLVAFSNVAAANQSGIGTTTLTSTGVDVAGRINSHPATGVGEVLTSDSGFGESGLKIKAPVTAVGSYGTVTVSSGIADRMADLLESAVKSTGTIQTRVNGLGESIAQIDKDITRKATELIRKEAALREQFARLETLLGQYQTQSQSLTSALAGLQNLATIISKK, encoded by the coding sequence ATGGGCATCACCTCTTCGGCGGGGCTGGTTTCGGGAATCAAGTTCGACGACCTGATCGCGAACCTCTTGCAGATCGAGCGACGCCCGATCGCGCTCCTTGAGGAGAAGAAGGCGGATTTCCAGGCGAAAAGCGCCGAGTTGAGCAACCTGAGCATCCAGCTCAGCTCGCTGCGCGGCAAGGCCAGCGCCCTGTCCGCGCTGGCGAACTTCAACAACAACAAGGTCTCGGCAACTAAATCCTCCACCGGCGTCGAATTGTTGACGGCCCAGGTTGACCGCACGGCCGTGCCGGGCCAGTATCAGGTGAAGGTCAACCAGCTCGCGCAGACGCACTCGCTGGCCTCCCAGGGATTTGTGGACCAGAGCACGACCGCCGTGGCGAGCAGCGACGGCACCCTCACGTTCAAGGTCGGCGCCGCCGGCAAGACGACCAGCGTCTCGGTCACCACGTCCACCACGCTCGTGCAGCTCCGCGATCTGATCAACGCCGCCGACGGAGACGCGACGGCCTCCATCATCAGCGACGGTTCCGGGTCGAACCCGTACCGGCTCGTGCTCACGGCCAAGAACGCCGGCGCCGCGAACACGATCACGATCTCCAGCAACCCCACGACCCTGGATTTCACGAACAAACAGGTCGAGGCAGCCTACGCCGCCACCACGAACAGCTTCACCGGGACCGTGTCCTCGAACTCGGGCAACAACTACACGGGCACCACGAACAAGACCTTCCTGGTCAAGATCGTGACGGCCGGCGCCGCTGGCGCCGCCACGTACAAGTACTCGACGGACGGCGGGATCAACTGGCTCGGGGCCAACGGCGCCGCCTACACGGGATCGAACGCGATCACGACTCAGGGGAGCCTGACGAACTACGTGGACGGGGCCGCCTCCTCCAACTCGACGAACGAGGGGGTGCAGATCGCGTTCGGGAGCGGAACCCTGGCGGCCGACGACACGTTCACCGTGGACGTGTTCAATCCCACGCTCCAGTCGGCGCAGGACGCGGTGATTCAGGTCGGGAACCTGACCTTCTCCAAAACCAGCAACACGATCGCGGACGCCATCCAGGGCGTCACGTTGAGCCTTCTGAAAGCCGACAGCAGCGAGACGATCACGGTCGGCGTGACCGCGGACTCCTCCGACATCAAAGCCAGGGTCAAGGAGTTCGTGTCCGCGTACAACGAAGCGCTCAAGTACCTGAACGACCAACTGTCCTACGATCCCAAGAACCCCAAACCCAAGCCGCTCCTGGCCGATAGCACCGCGCTGAGCCTCCAGCGGCGGATGCAAACCCTGATCACCTCCGCGGTGCCGGGGGCCAGCACCGACATCAACAGCCTGAGCAAGGTCGGGATCACGTCCAACAAGAACACGGGACAGTTGACGCTGGACGAAACCAAGTTCGACGCGGCCGTGGCCAAGAGCCTCCGGGACGTCACGCGCCTGTTCATCGGCCTCGGCGTGCCCAGCCACTCCACGATCGAATACGTGAGCAAGACCGGTTCGACTCAGCCCGGCACCTATTCGATCGAGGTGACCACGGTGCCGACGAAGGCCACGATCACCGCCGGCTCCGCCGTGCCGGACGCGGGCATCACGTCCGCCGAGACGATCACGGTGAGCCTCTACTCCAACGCGACCTCGGCCACCGACACCCCGATCGCGACCAGCGTCTCCTTCGCGGCCGGCAGCAAGATCAGCGACATCGTGAACGGCTTGAACAGCGCGTTCGCCACGGACGGCATCGCCGCCAGCGCATCCAACAGCAGCGGCACGCTCAAGATCACCGCCACCAACTACGGAGACGACTACAAGCTCGTCGCGTTTTCCAACGTGGCCGCCGCCAATCAGTCCGGGATCGGCACGACGACCCTGACCTCGACCGGCGTGGACGTAGCCGGACGGATCAACAGCCACCCGGCCACGGGGGTGGGCGAGGTGCTCACGAGCGATTCGGGGTTCGGCGAAAGCGGGTTGAAGATCAAGGCTCCGGTCACCGCGGTCGGGTCCTACGGCACCGTGACGGTATCCTCCGGGATCGCGGACCGGATGGCCGACCTGCTGGAGTCGGCGGTCAAATCCACGGGCACGATCCAGACCCGCGTCAACGGGCTGGGGGAATCCATAGCCCAGATTGACAAGGACATAACCAGGAAAGCAACGGAACTCATCCGCAAGGAGGCGGCGCTGCGGGAGCAGTTTGCACGGCTGGAGACCTTGCTCGGGCAGTACCAGACCCAGAGCCAGAGCCTTACCAGCGCGCTCGCCGGGCTGCAGAACTTGGCGACCATCATCAGCAAGAAGTAG
- a CDS encoding protein-glutamate O-methyltransferase CheR, producing MGMELNTTTFKEIRNLIYEQTGIFFQDNKRYVLEGRLLGRLKERNCSSYEDYYNLLRFDAYRDRELTTLYDLVTTNETFFYRDLPQLQVFTDVIVPAAMTANGGSQQLRIWSAACSTGDEPYTLAIMLLEQPALAKWTIEILGSDISEANLAAARRGIYGRYAVRNVPPALLRKYFREEGGQYAIAEPVKRLVKFINLNLYDAARMKLIRGMDVIFCRNCLIYFDDKARRKIVKEFHDCLRPGGHLVIGFSETLHRVSDCFKLIQGHRSVVYQRV from the coding sequence ATGGGGATGGAGTTGAACACGACGACCTTCAAAGAGATCAGGAACCTGATCTACGAGCAGACCGGCATCTTCTTTCAGGACAACAAACGATATGTCCTGGAGGGACGCCTGCTGGGCCGCCTCAAGGAGCGGAACTGCAGTTCGTACGAGGATTACTACAACCTGCTCCGATTCGACGCCTACAGGGATCGGGAGCTGACGACCCTCTACGACCTGGTCACCACCAACGAGACGTTCTTCTACCGAGACCTGCCCCAGTTGCAGGTCTTCACCGACGTGATCGTGCCGGCCGCCATGACCGCCAACGGGGGGAGCCAGCAATTGCGCATCTGGAGCGCGGCCTGCTCCACCGGCGACGAGCCGTACACGCTCGCGATCATGCTCCTGGAGCAACCGGCCCTCGCCAAGTGGACGATCGAGATTCTGGGCAGCGACATCAGCGAGGCGAACCTGGCCGCCGCGCGCCGTGGGATCTACGGCCGGTACGCCGTGCGCAACGTCCCTCCGGCTCTCCTGAGGAAGTACTTCCGGGAAGAGGGCGGGCAGTACGCGATCGCGGAGCCCGTCAAACGGTTGGTGAAGTTCATCAACCTCAACCTGTACGACGCCGCGCGGATGAAGCTGATCCGCGGCATGGACGTGATCTTCTGCCGGAACTGCCTGATTTACTTCGACGACAAAGCCAGGCGAAAGATCGTCAAGGAGTTTCATGACTGCCTCAGACCGGGCGGGCACCTCGTCATCGGGTTCTCCGAGACGCTGCACCGCGTGTCCGACTGTTTCAAGCTTATCCAGGGGCACCGGTCGGTGGTCTACCAGAGGGTCTGA
- a CDS encoding flagellin: MALTVNTNLASINAQRNVGANSNELGKALERLSSGLRINRAADDAAGLSIATKLQAQVRGLQQAARNANNAISLVQTAEGALNTSTNILQRLRELAVQAASDDNTAGDRSTLNAEATQLVAELTRVANTAEFNGANLLDGSYTGKVFQIGSGFGQTISFDISDARGKALGKRATLTTDLTDGASNALSTGNITAGQVKLNDTNIVTDKSDDTVSVLEIKGTFTTGGSVASVACGVTTGSAFLIVGNGATTATVLVGAYSATTGASVACLITGVISTVNTNLGLASVVGVKLRGAGTTTASSYLVVTATGGRNLTLSGTTGTSGITDIGVILGTEFYSASYVSTTTTGITTYNGETSAIAKAAAVNAVKNSTSVSGSAEATKVTGSSAITAATLSAGDFYINGVDIGAVTVVASDGDGALVSAINAQTTNTGVSASITKDGKLVLEAKDGRNIAVDGASAVATAVGLTFSNAANVQRGQLTLNSKDAIVIDGSAVSRLGNVSGSALTARTVTVDSTNRVSSLNISTQSGAANAILSIDAAIDQINATRSTIGAVQSRVQLTIQTLNTAAENLAASESRIRDADFALETAKFTRAQILVQAGTAILAQANNSPQIALQLLGR; the protein is encoded by the coding sequence ATGGCACTCACAGTCAATACCAACCTGGCCAGTATCAACGCCCAGCGCAACGTCGGCGCGAACAGCAACGAGCTGGGCAAGGCTCTGGAGCGGCTCTCATCCGGCCTCCGCATCAACCGGGCGGCCGATGACGCGGCCGGTCTCTCCATCGCGACCAAGTTGCAGGCGCAAGTGCGCGGGCTTCAGCAGGCGGCCCGCAACGCCAACAACGCGATCTCGCTGGTGCAGACGGCGGAAGGCGCGCTCAACACCAGCACCAACATTCTCCAGCGGCTCCGTGAGCTGGCGGTGCAGGCGGCCTCCGACGACAACACGGCCGGCGACCGCAGCACGTTGAACGCGGAAGCCACGCAGTTGGTGGCGGAGTTGACCCGCGTGGCCAACACGGCGGAGTTCAACGGCGCGAACCTCCTGGACGGCTCCTACACCGGCAAGGTGTTCCAGATCGGCTCCGGCTTCGGCCAGACCATCTCGTTCGACATCAGCGACGCCCGGGGCAAGGCCCTCGGCAAGCGCGCGACGTTGACGACCGACCTGACCGACGGGGCCAGCAACGCGCTCAGCACCGGCAACATCACGGCCGGTCAGGTGAAACTCAACGACACCAACATCGTCACCGACAAGTCCGACGACACGGTCTCCGTGTTGGAGATCAAGGGAACGTTCACGACCGGCGGGTCAGTCGCGTCGGTCGCGTGCGGCGTCACCACCGGCAGCGCGTTCCTGATCGTGGGCAACGGCGCGACCACCGCGACGGTGCTGGTCGGGGCCTACAGCGCGACGACCGGCGCGTCCGTGGCGTGTTTGATCACCGGCGTGATCAGCACAGTCAACACGAACCTCGGCCTGGCCAGCGTGGTCGGCGTGAAACTGCGTGGAGCCGGCACGACGACCGCGTCTTCCTACCTGGTCGTCACGGCCACCGGCGGGCGGAACCTGACCCTGTCGGGGACGACAGGCACGTCCGGCATCACCGACATCGGCGTGATCCTCGGCACGGAGTTCTATTCGGCCAGCTACGTGAGCACGACCACGACCGGCATCACCACGTACAACGGCGAGACCTCGGCGATCGCCAAGGCCGCGGCGGTGAACGCGGTGAAGAACAGCACGAGCGTGAGCGGGTCCGCGGAGGCGACGAAAGTGACCGGGAGCAGTGCGATCACGGCCGCGACGCTGAGCGCCGGAGACTTCTACATCAACGGCGTGGACATCGGCGCGGTGACGGTCGTCGCCAGCGACGGCGACGGCGCGCTGGTCTCGGCGATCAACGCCCAGACCACCAACACCGGGGTGTCGGCTTCAATCACGAAGGACGGCAAGCTGGTGCTGGAGGCGAAGGACGGCCGCAACATCGCGGTGGACGGGGCTTCGGCGGTTGCGACCGCGGTCGGGCTCACGTTCAGCAACGCGGCCAACGTGCAGCGCGGCCAGTTGACGCTGAACTCCAAGGACGCGATCGTGATCGACGGCTCCGCGGTGAGCCGTCTGGGTAACGTCAGCGGATCCGCCTTGACCGCCAGGACGGTGACGGTGGACTCCACGAACCGGGTGAGTTCGCTGAACATCTCCACCCAGTCCGGGGCCGCAAACGCGATCCTCTCGATCGACGCGGCCATCGATCAGATCAACGCGACGAGGTCCACGATCGGCGCCGTCCAGAGCCGGGTCCAACTGACGATCCAGACTCTGAACACGGCGGCCGAGAACCTCGCGGCGTCGGAATCCCGGATCAGGGACGCGGACTTCGCGCTGGAGACCGCGAAGTTCACGAGGGCCCAGATCCTGGTCCAGGCCGGCACGGCCATCCTGGCCCAGGCCAATAACTCGCCTCAGATCGCTCTTCAGCTCCTGGGGCGGTAA
- the fliS gene encoding flagellar export chaperone FliS has protein sequence MLATQQIQSYRQNQVQHASPVELVVLLYDKAILLLKTAAAHLHDRRVREKCQALCQAVDIITELQAVLDKDRGGEIAAKLNALYTYMLERLTRANQENDDRLILEVVRLLEELQQGWRGLAQSSPSADRGLPVGRSQPVTA, from the coding sequence ATGCTCGCGACACAGCAGATCCAATCCTACCGCCAAAACCAGGTCCAGCACGCCTCGCCGGTCGAGCTCGTCGTGCTCCTGTACGACAAGGCCATCCTGCTCCTCAAGACGGCCGCGGCCCACCTGCACGACCGCAGGGTCCGGGAGAAGTGCCAGGCCCTCTGCCAGGCGGTGGACATCATCACGGAGTTGCAGGCCGTGCTCGACAAGGACCGGGGCGGCGAAATCGCGGCGAAGCTCAACGCGCTCTACACCTACATGCTCGAGCGGTTGACGAGGGCGAACCAGGAGAACGACGACCGGCTGATCCTGGAGGTCGTTCGGCTCCTGGAGGAGCTGCAGCAGGGCTGGCGCGGCCTGGCCCAATCCTCTCCGTCAGCCGACCGGGGATTGCCGGTGGGCCGATCGCAACCGGTGACGGCGTAG